GCTGGAGTCGCTCGAAACACCGCCACTATACGTGGAAAGGTGAGTCTTCGCCTCCGCCGCCACAGGCCTGCAGCATCGCGGATGCCGACGCAATGCTCGCTGCCAGCCAGGTACTCGTACGTCGCGGCGCGGCGATGGGCGAAGAAAGTTGGCCTAGCTTCTGCGATTCCGAAGCATTGGCCGGTGCGGGACAGGAAGCGGATTTGATATAGGCCATACGGCTTAAATTGCAACTACCGTGCTAGACCTGCATCGCGCGCTTGTGTCGCATGATGACGCGATACTTTCTGTCATCAGCCGTTAAAGCATTGCGCGAGACATGTCAATTTCCGAGATCGCAAAAGAGTAGGCATGGCTTGCAATACGTTTATTTATTATTTAGCAGCAGGGGCGGAAGACCCCATTCAGCCAAATACGTCAGCCCAGGAAGCTAAGTCCGCGTGCCAAGAAGCCGTGTATGTGGTTCCCGAAAGAGGACTTCGCCAAGAGACCGCCTGTGGAGATCAATTGAATACGGCTATTCAGTTTTTCATATAACGGAAGGCTTGACCTAAAAACGGCGGTTTTAAGCTAGGTGTATGGACTCTTATTACGTAATTGGAAGCTGGAAAAGCCGATGGGGTAGGTTGCTTACGAAAGTTAGAATCGTTAACGATGATATGGGCATGAAAGATTTGATGTCGGATCTTGCAAGACCCCGTGGCGCTAAAATTCTTGCTTTCGTGAATGCCCATGCGATGAATTCTGCGGTCAATTCGCATCAATTTTTTGACGCATTAATGGGAGCCGATATCCTGCTGAGAGACGGGTCGGGTGTGGCAACCTTGCTGCGAATGATCAATCAAACGCCCGGTTTTAATTTAAACGGAACAGATCTAATTCCGCATATTCTTAAAATCTATAATGGCCAAAGAATTGCTCTGTTTGGCACGGACGATCAAATCGCCCGCCGAGCACGCAGCGTAGTGCTTGCGAATATGGATGGAGTCGCAGAAGTTGATTCAATGCACGGGTTTTTAGAGCTCGATCTTTACATTGCTTCTGCCCTGCATACTCGGCCTGCTTTAATCATTCTAGGCATGGGTATGCCTAAACAAGAGATCCTTGCAATCGAACTGCGGAAGGCGATAAAGGATTGGCCTTGCTTGATAATTTGCGGCGGCGCAATAATTGACTTTATCGGCGGCAAAGTTCGACGCGCTCCAAATTGGATGCGCTTTATTGGGCTTGAATGGTTGTTTCGCCTAGTTTTAGAGCCGCGACGATTGTTCAATCGTTACGTTATTGGGAATCCAGTCTTTTTAACGCGCTCTGTTTTGATGCGGCG
The nucleotide sequence above comes from Xylophilus sp. GOD-11R. Encoded proteins:
- a CDS encoding WecB/TagA/CpsF family glycosyltransferase; its protein translation is MKDLMSDLARPRGAKILAFVNAHAMNSAVNSHQFFDALMGADILLRDGSGVATLLRMINQTPGFNLNGTDLIPHILKIYNGQRIALFGTDDQIARRARSVVLANMDGVAEVDSMHGFLELDLYIASALHTRPALIILGMGMPKQEILAIELRKAIKDWPCLIICGGAIIDFIGGKVRRAPNWMRFIGLEWLFRLVLEPRRLFNRYVIGNPVFLTRSVLMRRHIKERESKSD